Proteins from a single region of Neomonachus schauinslandi chromosome 10, ASM220157v2, whole genome shotgun sequence:
- the FLRT3 gene encoding leucine-rich repeat transmembrane protein FLRT3 encodes MISPAWSIFLIGTKIGLFLQVAPLSVMAKSCPSVCRCDAGFIYCNDRFLTSIPTGIPEDATTLYLQNNQINNAGIPSDLKNLLKVERIYLYRNSLDEFPTNLPKYVKELHLQENNIRTITYDSLSKIPYLEELHLDDNSVSAVSIEEGAFRDSNYLRLLFLSRNHLSTIPWGLPRTIEELRLDDNRISTISSPSLQGLTSLKRLVLDGNLLNNHGLGDKVFFNLVNLTELSLVRNSLTAAPVNLPGTNLRKLYLQDNYINRVPPNAFSYLRQLYRLDMSNNNLSNLPQGIFDDLDNITQLILRNNPWYCGCKMKWVRDWLQSLPMKVNVRGLMCQAPEKVRGMAIKDLNAELFDCKDSAVVSTIQITTAIPNTVYPAQGQWPAPVTKQPDIKNPRLTKDQRTTGSPTRKTIIITVKSVTSDTIHISWKLVLPMTALRLSWLKLGHSPASGSITETIVTGERNEYLVTALEPDSPYRVCMVPMETSNLYLFDDTRVCIETETAPLRMYNPTTTLNREQEKEPYKNPNLPLAAIIGGAVALVTIALLALVCWYVHRNGSLFSRNCAYSKGRRRKDDYAEAGTKKDNSILEIRETSFQMLPISSEPISKEEFVIHTIFPPNGMNLYKNNHSESSSNRSYRDSGIPDSDHSHS; translated from the coding sequence ATGATCAGCCCAGCCTGGAGCATCTTCCTCATCGGGACTAAAATTGGGCTGTTCCTTCAGGTGGCACCTCTATCAGTTATGGCTAAGTCCTGCCCATCCGTGTGCCGCTGTGATGCAGGTTTCATTTACTGTAATGATCGCTTTCTGACATCCATTCCAACAGGAATACCAGAGGATGCTACAACTCTCTACCTTCAGAACAACCaaataaataatgctggaatTCCTTCAGATTTGAAAAACTTgctaaaagtagaaagaatatatCTGTATCGCAACAGTTTAGATGAATTTCCTACCAACCTACCAAAGTATGTAAAAGAGTTACATTTGCAAGAAAATAACATAAGGACTATCACTTATGATTCACTTTCCAAAATTCCCTATCTGGAAGAATTACATTTAGATGATAACTCGGTGTCTGCTGTTAGCATTGAAGAGGGGGCATTCCGAGACAGCAACTATCTCCGACTGCTTTTCCTGTCCCGTAATCACCTTAGCACAATCCCCTGGGGTTTGCCCAGGACTATAGAAGAACTACGCTTGGATGATAATCGCATATCCACTATTTCATCACCATCTCTTCAAGGTCTCACTAGCCTCAAACGCCTGGTTTTGGATGGAAACCTGTTGAACAACCATGGTTTAGGTGATAAAGTTTTCTTCAACCTAGTCAACTTAACAGAACTGTCCCTGGTACGGAATTCCCTGACTGCTGCACCAGTAAACCTTCCAGGCACAAACCTGAGGAAGCTTTATCTTCAAGATAACTACATCAACCGGGTACccccaaatgctttttcttatcTAAGGCAGCTGTATCGACTTGATATGTCCAATAACAACCTAAGTAATTTACCTCAGGGTATCTTTGATGACTTAGACAATATAACCCAACTGATTCTTCGCAACAATCCCTGGTATTGTGGGTGCAAGATGAAATGGGTACGTGACTGGTTGCAGTCACTACCTATGAAGGTCAATGTGCGTGGGCTTATGTGCCAAGCCCCAGAAAAAGTTCGGGGGATGGCTATTAAGGACCTTAATGCAGAACTGTTTGATTGTAAGGACAGTGCAGTTGTAAGCACCATTCAGATAACCACTGCAATACCCAACACGGTATATCCTGCTCAAGGACAGTGGCCAGCTCCAGTGACCAAACAACCAGACATTAAGAACCCCAGGCTCACTAAAGATCAGCGAAccacagggagcccaacaagaaaaacaattataattacTGTGAAATCCGTCACCTCTGACACAATTCATATCTCTTGGAAACTTGTCCTACCTATGACTGCTTTAAGACTCAGCTGGCTCAAACTGGGCCATAGCCCAGCATCTGGATCTATAACAGAAACTATCGTAACAGGGGAACGGAATGAATACTTAGTCACAGCCCTGGAGCCTGATTCGCCCTATCGAGTCTGCATGGTTCCCATGGAAACCAGTAACCTCTACCTATTTGACGACACCCGTGTTTGTATTGAGACTGAAACTGCACCCCTTCGAATGTACAACCCTACAACCACCCTTAAtcgagagcaagagaaagaaccTTACAAAAACCCCAATTTACCATTGGCTGCCATCATTGGTGGGGCTGTGGCCCTGGTGACCATCGCCCTTCTTGCTTTAGTGTGCTGGTATGTTCATAGAAACGGATCACTCTTCTCAAGGAACTGTGCGTACAgcaaagggaggagaagaaaggatgaCTACGCGGAAGCTGGCACTAAGAAGGACAACTCCATCCTGGAAATCAGGGAGACTTCTTTTCAGATGTTACCAATAAGCAGTGAACCAATCTCAAAGGAGGAATTTGTAATACACACCATATTTCCTCCTAATGGAATGAATCTGTACAAAAACAATCACAGTGAAAGCAGTAGTAACCGAAGCTACAGAGACAGTGGTATTCCAGACTCAGATCACTCACACTCATGA